In Cupriavidus basilensis, the following proteins share a genomic window:
- a CDS encoding 3-hydroxybenzoate 6-monooxygenase: MNNTRSTDRKVIVVGGGIGGLAAALALARQGIRVELLEQAAQIGEIGAGIQLGANAFAALDALGVGDAARKRSVFTDYLVMMDALDATEVAKVDVGERYRQRFGNPYAVIHRADIHLSILEAVRDHPLIQFRTATTVCALEQDERGVSVIDQHGERHQGDAVIGCDGVKSAVRQALLGDEPRVTGHVVYRAVVDVADMPADLQINAPVVWAGPNCHLVHYPLRGGEQYNLVVTFHSREQEVWGVRDGSKEEVLSYFEGIHARPHQMLDRPTSWRRWATADRDPVAQWSFGRATLLGDAAHPMTQYLAQGACQALEDAVTLGAAVAETEGDFVAAFALYERARIPRTARVLYSAREMGRLYHAKGVERLVRNSLWVGRTQDQFYDALQWLHGWRAEDCLGGAR; this comes from the coding sequence ATGAACAACACGCGCAGCACGGACCGCAAGGTGATCGTGGTCGGTGGCGGCATCGGCGGCCTGGCCGCCGCACTGGCGCTCGCCCGGCAGGGCATCCGCGTTGAATTGCTGGAACAGGCGGCCCAGATCGGTGAAATCGGCGCCGGCATCCAGCTTGGTGCCAACGCCTTTGCCGCGCTGGACGCCTTGGGCGTGGGCGACGCCGCGCGCAAGCGCTCCGTGTTCACCGACTACCTGGTGATGATGGATGCGCTCGACGCCACCGAAGTCGCCAAGGTGGATGTCGGCGAGCGCTATCGCCAGCGCTTTGGCAACCCCTACGCGGTGATCCATCGCGCCGACATCCACCTGTCCATCCTGGAAGCCGTGCGGGATCACCCGCTGATTCAGTTCCGCACCGCCACCACGGTGTGCGCGCTGGAGCAGGACGAGCGCGGCGTGAGCGTGATCGACCAGCACGGCGAACGCCACCAGGGCGATGCCGTAATCGGCTGCGACGGTGTGAAATCCGCCGTGCGCCAGGCCTTGCTCGGCGACGAGCCGCGCGTGACCGGCCACGTGGTGTACCGCGCCGTGGTGGATGTGGCCGACATGCCGGCCGACCTGCAGATCAATGCGCCGGTGGTGTGGGCCGGCCCCAACTGCCATCTGGTGCATTACCCGTTGCGCGGCGGCGAGCAGTACAACCTGGTGGTGACCTTCCATAGCCGCGAGCAAGAAGTCTGGGGCGTGCGCGATGGCAGCAAGGAAGAAGTGCTGTCGTACTTCGAGGGCATCCACGCCCGCCCGCACCAGATGCTGGACCGGCCCACCTCCTGGCGGCGCTGGGCCACCGCGGACCGCGACCCGGTGGCGCAATGGAGCTTTGGCCGCGCCACCCTCCTGGGCGATGCCGCCCACCCCATGACGCAGTACCTCGCGCAGGGCGCCTGCCAGGCGCTGGAAGACGCCGTGACACTGGGCGCGGCCGTGGCCGAGACCGAAGGCGATTTCGTGGCGGCCTTTGCCCTGTACGAGAGGGCGCGCATCCCGCGCACCGCGCGCGTGCTGTACTCCGCGCGCGAGATGGGCCGGCTGTATCACGCCAAGGGCGTGGAGCGGCTGGTGCGCAATTCGCTGTGGGTCGGACGCACGCAGGACCAGTTCTACGACGCGCTGCAATGGCTGCACGGCTGGCGCGCGGAAGACTGCCTGGGCGGGGCGCGGTAG
- a CDS encoding fumarylacetoacetate hydrolase family protein: MSFVITPPAAVAVPVVGTSDQFPVRRVYCVGRNYAAHAREMGFDPDREPPFFFCKPADAVIPVACGETLTLAYPAQTSNYHYESELVVAIGKGGSDIALEQALEHVWGYAVGLDMTRRDLQMKMREMGRPWEIGKAFDASAPIGPIHPASEVGHFEQAAIWLTVNGADKQRSDVTHLIWSVAETVADLSKYFRLEPGDLIYTGTPEGVGAVKPGDLMVAGVERLGELSVRVA, translated from the coding sequence ATGTCTTTCGTCATTACCCCTCCCGCCGCCGTGGCCGTGCCGGTCGTTGGCACCAGCGACCAGTTTCCCGTGCGCCGCGTCTACTGCGTTGGCCGCAACTACGCCGCGCATGCCCGCGAGATGGGCTTCGATCCCGACCGCGAGCCGCCATTCTTCTTCTGCAAGCCGGCCGATGCCGTGATCCCGGTCGCCTGCGGCGAGACCCTGACGCTGGCGTACCCGGCCCAGACCAGCAACTACCACTATGAATCCGAGCTGGTAGTCGCCATCGGCAAGGGCGGCTCGGATATTGCGCTGGAACAGGCGCTGGAGCACGTCTGGGGTTATGCCGTGGGCCTGGACATGACCCGGCGCGACCTGCAGATGAAGATGCGCGAGATGGGGCGCCCGTGGGAAATCGGCAAGGCCTTCGACGCCTCGGCGCCGATCGGCCCGATCCATCCGGCTAGCGAAGTGGGGCATTTCGAGCAGGCCGCGATCTGGCTGACCGTCAACGGCGCCGACAAGCAGCGCAGCGACGTCACGCACCTGATCTGGTCGGTGGCTGAGACCGTGGCGGACCTGTCCAAGTACTTCCGCCTGGAACCAGGCGACCTGATCTACACCGGTACACCGGAAGGCGTCGGGGCCGTCAAGCCGGGTGACCTGATGGTTGCCGGCGTGGAGCGCCTGGGCGAGCTGTCGGTGCGGGTGGCCTGA
- the maiA gene encoding maleylacetoacetate isomerase, whose amino-acid sequence MQIYSFFNSSTSYRVRIALALKGLPCDYQPVNIRVGEHRAADYVAAINPSAVVPALVDGDFHLGQSMAIIDYLDACHPEPRLIPQAAEPRARVLELANVIACDIHPVNNMRILRYLQDTLGVTPEQKDAWYQHWVDEGLGAVERLLAQHGRGPWCFGDQPTLADCCLVPQIANAQRMGCRTERFERTMAVYRHACEHPAFQQAEPQRQPDYTAR is encoded by the coding sequence GTGCAGATCTATAGTTTCTTCAACAGCTCCACGTCGTACCGCGTGCGCATCGCGCTGGCGCTCAAGGGCCTGCCATGCGACTACCAGCCGGTCAATATCCGCGTGGGCGAGCATCGCGCCGCGGACTATGTGGCGGCCATCAACCCCTCGGCGGTGGTGCCGGCGCTGGTGGACGGCGACTTCCACCTGGGCCAGTCGATGGCGATCATCGACTACCTCGACGCCTGCCATCCCGAGCCGCGGCTGATCCCGCAAGCGGCGGAGCCGCGCGCGCGGGTGCTGGAGCTGGCCAATGTGATTGCCTGCGATATCCATCCGGTCAACAACATGCGCATCCTGCGCTACCTGCAGGACACGCTGGGCGTGACGCCGGAGCAAAAGGACGCCTGGTACCAGCATTGGGTGGACGAAGGGCTGGGCGCGGTGGAGCGGCTGCTGGCGCAGCACGGGCGCGGCCCGTGGTGTTTCGGCGACCAGCCCACGCTGGCCGATTGCTGCCTGGTGCCGCAGATCGCCAATGCGCAGCGCATGGGCTGCCGTACCGAACGCTTCGAGCGCACCATGGCGGTTTACCGCCATGCCTGCGAGCACCCGGCCTTCCAGCAGGCAGAACCTCAGCGGCAGCCGGACTACACGGCGCGCTAA